Part of the Oncorhynchus mykiss isolate Arlee chromosome 26, USDA_OmykA_1.1, whole genome shotgun sequence genome is shown below.
ggatgatggtgatgtagttgagtatgtgagacagggatgatggtgatgtagttgaaGATGTGAGACGGGGAtgatggtgatatagtatgaagatgtgagacagggatgatggtTATGTAGTATGaagatgtgagacagggatgatggttatgtagttgaagatgtgagacagggatgatggtgatgtagttgaagatgtgagacagggatgatggtgatgtagtatgaagatgtgagacagggatgatggtgatgtagttgaagatgtgagacagggatgatggtgatgtagttgaagatgtgagacatggatgatggtgatgtagtatgaagatgtgagacagggatgatggtgatgtagttgaagatttgagacagggatgatggtgatgtagtatgaagatgtgagacagggatgatggtgatgtagttgaagatgtgagacagggatgatggtgatgtagttgagcatgtgagacagggatgatggtgatgtagttgaagatgtgagacatggatgatggtgatgtagttgaagatgtgagacagggatgatggtgatgtagttgaGCATGTGAGACATGGAtgatggtgatatagtatgaagATGTGAGAcgggatgatggtgatgtagtatgaagatgtgagacagggatgatCGTGATGTAGTATGaagatgtgagacagggatgatggtgatgtagtttAAGAACCTGGCagacagggatgatggtgatgtggtTGAAGATGTGAGAcggggatgatggtgatgtagtttaagatgtgagacagggatgatggtgatggagtTGAGCATGTGAGACAtggatgatggtgatgtagttgaagatgtgagacagggatgatggtgatgtagttgagcatgtgagacagggatgatggtgatgtagttgaagatgtgagagagggatgatggtgatgtagtaTGAAGACgtgagacagggatgatggtgatgtagtttaagatgtgagacagggatgatggtgatgtagttgaaGAAGCTGGgagacagggatgatggtgatgtggtTGAAGATGTGAGAcggggatgatggtgatgtagtttaagatgtgagacagggatgatgatgatggagttGAGCATGTGAGACATGGATGAAGGTAATGTAGTTGaagatgtgagacagggatgatggtgatgtagttgaagatgtgagacagggatgatggtgatgtagtatgaagatgtgagacagggatgatggtgatgtagtaTGAAGATGTGAGacagtgatgatggtgatgtagttgaagatgtgagacatggatgatggtgatgtagtaTGAAGATGTGAGACATGGATGATGGTGATATAGTTTaagatgtgagacagggatgatggtgatgtagtttAAGATGTGAGACATGGAtgatggtgatatagtatgaagatgtgagacagggatgatggtgatgtagtatgaagatgtgagacagggatgatggtgatgtagttgaagatgtgagacagggatgatggtgatgtagttgaagatgtgagacggggatgatggtgatgtagttgaagatgtgagacagggatgatggtgatgtagttgaagatgtgagacagggatgatggtgatgtagttgaagatgtgagacagggatgatggtgatgtagttgaagatgtgagacagggatgatggtgatgtagttgaagatgtgagacaggggtgatggtgatgtagttgaagatgtgagacagggatgatggtgatgtagtatgaagatgtgagacagggatgatggtgatgtagatgaAGATATGAGACATGGATGATGTTGATGTAGTTGATTATGTGAGACAtggatgatggtgatgtagttgaagatgtgagacagggatgatggtgatgtggtTGAGCATGTGAGacagtgatgatggtgatgtagttgaagatgtgagacagggatgatggtgatgtagttgaGCATGTGAGacagtgatgatggtgatgtagttgaagatgtgagacagggatgatggtgatgtagtaTGAAGATGTGAGAcggggatgatggtgatgtagttgaagatgtgagacatggatgatggtgatgtagttgaagatgtgagacagggatgatggtgatgtagttgaGCATGTGAGacagtgatgatggtgatgtagttgaagatgtgagacggggatgatggtgatgtagttgaagatgtgagacgggggtgatgtagttgaagatgtgagacggggatgatggtgatgtagtaTGAAGATGTGAGAcggggatgatggtgatgtagttgaaGATGTGAGACGGGGtgatggtgatgtagttgaaGCTGTGAGACAtggatgatggtgatgtagttgaaGATGTGAGACAGTGAAGATGGTGTCGTAGTTCGTGTTATCGTTTTTTATGAGGACATATTCTTCAACTGTAGTTTAAAGGGAACACTCTGACTATAAGATGCAGGGTTTATGAAGTAGAATGGTGTCAGGTGTTCAATGATGATGGATATTGGTTGCGTTGACTTATTTCATGTATCGGGTCAAATGATTGTACACGTGACACATGAATGACGATACAGGATGACACAAATGAATGGGACGGTTTTATTGAAGCATCAAATTAACATAAAACAATTCAATTATTAAAATGTCACACTACTTTCATCACAAATTATAATCTTTAATGTTTGAATATATTTTGAATACGTTAGGTTTTTACTTACAGTATGTGGTAAAAAAAAGTGTTTCTAAAATGTACGTAAGGCTTAAAAAAAATACTAGATACTAGATACTAAAACCGTCACTTATGACACACGCAAAGCATTTGACAGGAATTCGTTAGCATTATTAGCATAACACTTAGAATTCCTGTCCAATGCATTGCGTGCGTCATAAGTTATGGGAACATATCCTGTATAATAATGTCTTCCCTACTCACCAGAGATCGTTTCTTCATGCATTCCATCACCATGAGGAAGATCTGCTGGGCCTGACCGCGGTTGTAGTTAAACGTCTTCTGGATGGTGACCAGGAGCTGATCCTTCACGCTATCACTGACCAagctgaggggagacagagacactggtCAGACCACCTCTACAGTCTACTCTTTAGAATGACCAaactgaggagacagagagactggtcagACCACCTCTACAGTCTACTCTTTAGACTGACCAAgccgaggggagacagagagacaggtcagACCACCTAAACAGTCTACTCTTTAGACTGACCAagcagaggggagacagagagactggtcagACCACCTCTACAGTCTACTCTTTAGACTGACCAagctgaggggagacagagagactggtcagACCACCTCTACAGTCTACTCTTTAGACTGACCAagctgaggggagacagagagactggtcagACCACCTCTACAGTCTACTCTTTAGACTGACCAAactgaggggagacagagagactggtcagACCACCTCTACAGTCTACTCTTTAGACTGACCAagctgaggagagacagagagactggtcaAACCACCTCTACAGTCTACTCTTTAGACTGACCAagctgaggggagacagagagacaggtcagACCACCTCTACAGTCTACTCTTTAGACTGACCAagctgaggagagacagagagactggtcaAACCACCTCTACAGTCTACTCTTTAGACTGACCAagctgaggagagacagagagactggtcaAACCACCTCTACAGTCTACTCTTTAGACTGACCAATCTGAGGAGACAGTCTACTCTTCAGGCCTAGAAAATGCTCAAAAGATCCTTCTTGTTATATTCCATTTGAAAGTATTTGCGATGTGCTTTAGTTTGGAGTTGACATTCTTAGTACTATTCAGTTGGTTCCATTGTAACTAAATCAATtgtattatatttttatttaacctttatttaactatttaaTTAATTCAACTTAACTTAATTTAACTTAATaacttaattaattaattaaacttaattaatttaaatgtattcaactcagttaagagcaaattcatCAGAACACAGCCCTGTTCTAGTTCTGTTTCTGCTAGTGTGGACATTAGATCACAGCCCTGCTCTAGTTCTGTTTCTGCTAGTGTGGACATTAGATCACAGCCCTGTTCTAGTTCTGTTTCTGCTAGTGTGGACATTAGATCACAGCCCTGTTCTAGTTCTGTTTCTGCTAGTGTGGACATTAGATCACAGCCCTGCTCTAGTTCTGTTTCTGCTAGTGTGGACATTAGATCACAGCCCTGCTCTAGTTCTGTTTCTGCTAGTGTGGACATTAGATCACAGCCCTGTTCTAGTTCTGTTTCTGCTAGTGTGGACATTAGATCACAGCCCTGCTCTAGTTCTGTTTCTGCTAGTGTGGACATTAGATCACAGCCCTGCTCTAGTTCTGTTTCTGCTAGTGTGGACATTAGATCACAGCCCTGTTCTAGTTCTGTTTCTGCTAGTGTGGACATTAGATCACAGCCCTGCTCTAGTACTGTTTCTGCTAGTGTGGGCATCAGATCACAGCCCTGTTCCCTGTTCTGTTTCTCATCCAACATCCTATATACTGTCTCTAACATGAATTTGACATGTGTCTGACATATATTTGACATATATTTGACATATATCTGACATATATCTGACATATATCTGACATATATTTGACATGTATCTGACATGTATCTGACATGTATTTAACATATATTTGACACATATCTGACATATATTTGACATATATTTGACATGTATCTGACATGTATTTGACATATATTTCACATGTATTTGATATGTTTTTAAGCATATATTTTTCTGCATGTATGTGACCCAGGTCTGTTTCTCACCCGTCGTCCTCAGAGTATCTGTGTGCGAAGGAGATGATGTCAGAGGCCCGTCCACTGCCGTCACAGACCACCACCGGGACAGGGGGGTCCTCCCTCAGGCTCTCCAGGACTATGGAGATGACGTTGGGACCCCCCTCCAGGATCAGACAGACCAGAGGCACCCCCTGACCCAAACCTGGCAGAGGCAGACAAAACAACATGTTATAGACCCCCTGACCTGGCAGAGGCAGACAAAACAACATGACCCCTGACCTGACAGAGGCAGACAAAACAACATGACCCCTGACCTGGCAGAGGCAGACAAAACAACTATGGCCCCTGACCTGGCAGAGGCAGACAAAACAACATGGCCCCTGACCTGGCTGAGACAGACACAACAGCTGCCTGTAGCcagtatgtggtcctcagcggtgctgcctgtagtcagtatgtggtcctcagacacagtggtgctgcctgtagtcagtatgtggtcctcagacacagcggtgctgcctgtagtcagtatgtggCCCTCAGACACAGCGCGCgcctgtagtcagtatgtggtcctcagcggtgctgcctgtagccAGCATGTGGTCCTCAGCAGTGCTGCCTGTAGTCGgtatgtggtcctcagcggtactgcctgtagtcagcatgtggtcctcagcggtgctgcctgtagtcagtatgtggtcctcagcggtgctgcctgtagtcagcatgtggtcctcagacacagcggtgctgcctgtagtcagtatgtggtcctcagacacagcggtgctgcctgtagtcagtatgtggtcctcagcggtgctgcctgtagtcagcatgtggtcctcagcggtgctgcctgtagtcagcatgtggtcctcagcggtgctgcctgtagccagcatgtggtcctcagcggtgctgcctgtagtcagtatgtggtcctcagcggtgctgcctgtagtcagtatgtggtcctcagcggtgctgcctgtagtcagcatgtggtcctcagcggtgctgcctgtagccagcatgtggtcctcagcagtgctgcctgtagtcagcatgtggtcctcagcggtgctgcctgtagccagcatgtggtcctcagcggtgctgcctgtagtcagcatgtggtcctcagcagtgctgcctgtagtcagcatgtggtcctcagcagtgctgcctgtagtcagcatgTGGTCCTCAGCAGTGCTGCCTGTAGCCAGCatgtggtcctcagcggtgctgcctgtagtcagtatgtggtcctcagcggtactgcctgtagtcagtatgtggtcctcagcagtgctgcctgtagtcagtatgtggtcctcagcgATGCTGCCTGTAGCCAGCatgtggtcctcagcggtgctgcctgtagtcggtatgtggtcctcagcggtactgcctgtagtcagcatgtggtcctcagcggtgctgcctgtagtcagcatgtggtcctcagcgggtgctgcctgtagtcagcatgtggtcctcagcggtgctgcctgtagtcagcatgTGGTTCTCAGAcacagcggtgctgcctgtagtcagcatgtggtcctcagcggtgctgcctgtagtcagtatgtggtcctcagacacagcggtgctgcctgtagtcagcatgtggtcctcagcggtgctgcctgtagtcagtatgtggtcctcagacacagcggtgctgcctgtagtcagcatgTGGCCCTCAGAcacagcggtgctgcctgtagccagcatgtggtcctcagtggtgctgcctgtagtcagtatgtggtcctcagcggtgctgcctgtagtcagtatgtggtcctcagacacagcggtgctgcctgtagccagcatgtggtcctcagcggtgctgcctgtagtcagtatgtggtcctcagcggtgctgcctgtagccAGTATGTGGTCCTCAGAAGGATCAGTGCTGACTGTAGCCAGCatgtggtcctcagcggtgctgcctgtagtcagtatgtggtcctcagcggtgctgcctgtagccagcatgtggtcctcagcggtgctgcctgtagccagcatgtggtcctcagcggtgctgcctgtagtcagtatgtggtcctcagacacagcggtgctgcctgtagtcagtatgtggtcctcagacacagcggtgctgcctgtagccagcatgtggtcctcagcgggtgctgcctgtagtcagtatgtggtcctcagacacagcggtgctgcctgtagtcagtatgtggtcctcagacacagcggtgctgcctgtagtcagtatgtggtcctcagacacagtggtgctgcctgtagtcagtatgtggtcctcagacacagtggtgctgcctgtagtcagtatgtggtcctcagcggtgctgcctgtagtcagcatgtggtcctcagacacagtggtgctgcctgtagtcagtatgtggtcctcagcggtgctgcctgtagtcagcatgtggtcctcagacacagtggtgctgcctgtagtcagcatgtggtcctcagacacagtggtgctgcctgtagtcagtatgtggtcctcagacacagtggtgctgcctgtagtcagtatgtggtcctcagcggtgctgcctgtagtcagtatgtggtcctcagacacagtggtgctgcctgtagtcagtatgtggtcctcagacacagtggtgctgcctgtagtcggtatgtggtcctcagcggtactgcctgtagtcagcatgtggtcctcagcggtgctgcctgtagtcagcatgtggtcctcagcgggtgctgcctgtagtcagcatgtggtcctcagcggtgctgcctgtagtcagcatgTGGTTCTCAGAcacagcggtgctgcctgtagtcagcatgtggtcctcagcggtgctgcctgtagtcagtatgtggtcctcagacacagcggtgctgcctgtagtcagcatgtggtcctcagcggtgctgcctgtagtcagtatgtggtcctcagacacagcggtgctgcctgtagtcagcatgTGGCCCTCAGAcacagcggtgctgcctgtagccagcatgtggtcctcagtggtgctgcctgtagtcagtatgtggtcctcagcggtgctgcctgtagtcagtatgtggtcctcagacacagcggtgctgcctgtagccagcatgtggtcctcagcggtgctgcctgtagtcagtatgtggtcctcagcggtgctgcctgtagtcagcatgtggtcctcagacacagtggtgctgcctgtagtcagtatgtggtcctcagacacagtggtgctgcctgtagtcagtatgtggtcctcagcggtgctgcctgtagtcagtatgtggtcctcagacacagtggtgctgcctgtagtcagtatgtggtcctcagacacagtggtgctgcctgtagtcggtatgtggtcctcagcggtactgcctgtagtcagcatgtggtcctcagcggtgctgcctgtagtcagcatgtggtcctcagcgggtgctgcctgtagtcagcatgtggtcctcagcggtgctgcctgtagtcagcatgTGGTTCTCAGAcacagcggtgctgcctgtagtcagcatgtggtcctcagcggtgctgcctgtagtcagtatgtggtcctcagacacagcggtgctgcctgtagtcagcatgtggtcctcagcggtgctgcctgtagtcagtatgtggtcctcagacacagcggtgctgcctgtagtcagcatgTGGCCCTCAGAcacagcggtgctgcctgtagccagcatgtggtcctcagtggtgctgcctgtagtcagtatgtggtcctcagcggtgctgcctgtagtcagtatgtggtcctcagacacagcggtgctgcctgtagccagcatgtggtcctcagcggtgctgcctgtagtcagtatgtggtcctcagcggtgctgcctgtagccAGTATGTGGTCCTCAGAAGGATCAGTGCTGACTGTAGCCAGCatgtggtcctcagcggtgctgcctgtagccagcatgtggtcctcagcggtgctgcctgtagccagcatgtggtcctcagcggtgctgcctgtagtcagtatgtggtcctcagacacagcggtgctgcctgtagtcagtatgtggtcctcagacacagcggtgctgcctgtagccagcatgtggtcctcagcgggtgctgcctgtagtcagtatgtggtcctcagacacagcggtgctgcctgtagtcagtatgtggtcctcagacacagcggtgctgcctgtagtcagtatgtggtcctcagacacagtggtgctgcctgtagtcagtatgtggtcctcagacacagtggtgctgcctgtagtcagtatgtggtcctcagcggtgctgcctgtagtcagtatgtggtcctcagacacagcggtgctgcctgtagtcagcatgtggtcctcagacacagtggtgctgcctgtagtcagtatgtggtcctcagacacagcggtgctgcctgtagtcagtgTGTGGTCCTCAGCGttgctgcctgtagtcagtatgtggtcctTAGACACAGCGGTGGTGCCTGTAGTCAGCATGTGGTCCTCAGAcacagcggtgctgcctgtagtcagtatgtggtcctcagcgatgctgcctgtagtcagtatgtggtccttagacacagcggtgctgcctgtagtcagtatgtggtcctTAGACACAGCGGTGGtgcctgtagtcagtatgtggtcctcagacacagcggtgctgcctgtagtcagtatgtggtcctcagacacagcggtgctgcctgtagtcagtatgtggtcctcagcgatgctgcctgtagtcagtatgtggtcctcagcggtgctgcctgtagtcagtatgtggtcctcagcggtgctgcctgtagtcagcatgTGGTCCTCAGCGATGCTGTctgtagtcagtatgtggtcctcagcggtgctgcctgtagtcagtatgtggtcctcagcggtgctgcctgtagtcagcatgtggtcctcagcgatgctgcctgtagtcagtatgtggtcctcagcggttttgcctgtagtcagtatgtggtcctcagcggtgctgcctgtagtcagtatgtggtcctcagcggtgctgcctgtagtcagcatgtggtcctcagcggtgctgcctgtagtcagtatgtggtcctcagcggtgctgcctgtagtcagcatgtggtcctcagcggtgctgcctgtagtcagtatgtggtcctcaTAGACCTCAGACACAGTATTAATGTCAGGGTAGTTGAAGTCAGAGGTGACAGCTGAGCATCCCTTTGTTGTCCCTGCCTTATCATGATCTCCAGGCATAGGATGACAAAGGGAAACCCACAGGTCACATAGATCAGCTGCTCACCGGAGTACAGCAGTGCAGGACAGGCTCTCTCTGATCAACACACCTAAAGAAGCCTGGACTATGACAACACGAGGGTACATTGTATCTAAGACACTAACACTGTGTATAGTTCCAACATTAGCATTAACATCAGATGGTTCATGGTAAATATGAAGTTGTTCTCgtctgagacctgaagacttgttGTTAGTTAGCTCCCTCTGCTAATGCCCTGGGCTTTAGCTCAACGGGCTTACACTGCCTGGTGTCACACAGACAACCCCCCCACCAATCTGTCAGACTTACGTGTGTTGATCTTCTGCAGGGAGATGTGTTTCTCCAGCTGACGGCGAAGACGGACCTCTGCGCCGTACTTTCCCTGGGTCCCGTTATCTGCTAGGATGAAGTGGGAGTGGCTGTTGTTGAGGACAGACAGCTTGGACATGGGGTTGGACATGGCCTGGTACGGACGTGTCACCTGGGCGGAAGACATATAATAACATCATGTTTAACGTGGAGTTGATTTGAGGAGTTGAATTGAGGAGTTGAATTGAAGGTGAGGAGTATAGTTGAGTTGAGGagttgaattgagttgaattgagTTGAGGAGTTGAGTTGAATTTAAATGGAGAATCACACCCAATCAAGTTCCCAAGTTGCAGTTATCTGTGACTTACGTCTCTTCCTATCAGATCCTCCTTGTTCTCCACGATGCCCCATGGAGCGATCCCGATGGCACATACTTTCCCCCTGGACTTTGAGGAGTGGTCCTTCAACGCATCTCCTACATGCCGGATCACCCCTAGGATACACATGGAGCCCGTTCAGCACTAAGAAGAGACGTGGACTCCATTCAGACATGAGTAGAATGGATTTGGACTTGGACTCAGACTTGAACACTAGGGACTTGGTACTCGACTCGGACTCAGACTTGAACACTAGGGACTTGACTCAGACTCAGACTTGAACACTAGGGACTTGGTACTCGACTCGGACTCAGACTTGAACATTAGGGACTTGACTCAGACTCAGACTTGAACACTAGGGACTTGGTACTCGACTCGGACTCAGACTTGAACATTAGGGACTTGACTCAGACTCAGACTTGAACACTAGGGACTTGACTCAGACTCAGACTTGAACACTAGGGACTTGGTACTCGACTCGGACTCAGACTTGAACATTAGGGACTTGACTCAGACTCAGACTTGAACACTAGGGACTTGGTACTCGACTCAGACTCAGACTTGAACACTAGGGACTTGACTCAGACTCAGACTTGAACACCAGGGACTTGGTCCTCAACTCGGACTCAGACTTGAACACTAGGGACTTGGTGCTGGGCTCGGACTCAGACTTGAACACTAGGGACTTGGTACTCGACTCGGACTCAGACTTGAACACTATGGACTTGGTACTCGACTCGGACTCAGACTTGAACACTAGGGACTTGGTACTCGACTCGGACTCAAGATTTAGTGACTTGCCTACGTTACCGTTGTTTGCTAGATacctcagtaaccatgtcagtgAATGTAACACGTCGTTAGCAACTACAGTACGTACCAGTGCTGACTCCGCCAGTGAGTATCCAGGCTCCGGTGGTGACCGCAGCCTGGATCAGACCCTTTCCAAACACCTGTTTTAGTTTGGGCTGCAGGTCGAAGTTCTGCAGTCCCCCGTGGACGGAGATGAGCAGGGTGGGGAGCTCCAGCTGCCAGTCTTTCACCATCAGGTGGAGCATGTTGTCTGGCTTGGAATCGTACGCCACACGGATGTactgagggggagagatggatggagagagaggaggagtaaaTGAGAAAGGAGATGAAGATATTTAATACAAACGCCACATGGATGTACTgtaggggagagatggatggagagagtgaaCAAGATGATGGTGGCATCATGAtggttcatgtcttcatgtcttcttGGTTCATGTCTTCAtggttcatgtcttcatgtcttcatggttcatgtcttcatgtcttcatggctTCATGGCTCATGTCTTCATGGTTCATGTCTTCATGGCTTCATGTCTTCATGGTTTATGTCTTCAtggttcatgtcttcatgtcttcatggttcatgtcttcatgtcttcatggctcatgtcttcatgtcttcatgtcttcatgtcgtCATggctcatgtcttcatgtcttcatgtcttcatgtcttcatgtcttcatggttcatgtcttcatgtcttcatggttcatgtcttcatggttcatgtcttcatgtcttcatggctCATGTCTTTATggcttcatgtcttcatgttttcatgtcttcatgGCTCATGTCTTCATGGCTTCATGGCTCATGTCTTCAtggttcatgtcttcatgtcttcatggctCATGTCTTCATGGCTCATGTCTTCATTTCTTCATGACTCATGTCTTCATGGTTCATGTCTTCATGGTTCATGTCTTTATggcttcatgtcttcatgtcttcatgtcttcatggctCATGTCTTCATGGCTTCATGGCTCATGTCTTCAtggttcatgtcttcatgtcttcatggctCATGTCTTCATGGCTCATGTCTTCATTTCTTCATGACTCATGTCTTCAtggttcatgtcttcatgtcttcatggctcatgtcttcatggttcatgtcttcatgtcttcatggttcatgtcttcatgtcttcatggctcatgtcttcatgtcttcatgtcgtCATggctcatgtcttcatgtcttcatgtcttcatgtcttcatggttcatgtcttcatgtcttcatggttcatgtcttcatggttcatgtcttcatgtcttcatggctCATGTCTTTATggcttcatgtcttcatgtcttcatgtcttcatggctCATGTCTTCATGGCTTCATGGCTCATGTCTTCAtggttcatgtcttcatgtcttcatggctCATGTCTTCATGGCTCATGTCTTCATTTCTTCATGACTCATGTCTTCAtggttcatgtcttcatgtcttcatggttcatgtcttcatgtcttcatggttcatgtcttcatgtcttcatggttcatgtcttcatggttcatgtcttcatggttcatgtcttcatgtcttcatgtcttcatgtcttcttGGTTCATGTCTTCATGGTTTATGAGGACATTCTATTTCAACTATTGTttatgttgaggagagagagatgagagagatgagagaatgaaggattgaggaggagaggaaaaagggTCAGGAGGTGAATTTATAAatggaggattgaggaggagaggaaaaagggTCAGGAAGTGAATTTATAAatggaggattgaggaggagaggaaaaagggACAGGAGGTGAATTTATAAATGGAGGATGCTTCAAAGGAATGAAGGAAAGAAAATGGCGTCTAACCATGGCCTTGTTGACATGTCCTCCTCCCTG
Proteins encoded:
- the LOC110516734 gene encoding transient receptor potential cation channel subfamily M member 1 gives rise to the protein MERWSVLKHTQATPTDTYGIMEFQGGGHVNKAMYIRVAYDSKPDNMLHLMVKDWQLELPTLLISVHGGLQNFDLQPKLKQVFGKGLIQAAVTTGAWILTGGVSTGVIRHVGDALKDHSSKSRGKVCAIGIAPWGIVENKEDLIGRDVTRPYQAMSNPMSKLSVLNNSHSHFILADNGTQGKYGAEVRLRRQLEKHISLQKINTRLGQGVPLVCLILEGGPNVISIVLESLREDPPVPVVVCDGSGRASDIISFAHRYSEDDGLVSDSVKDQLLVTIQKTFNYNRGQAQQIFLMVMECMKKRSLVSREDIIIQDMFP